ACTTCAACTCTATACCCCTTTTATTCATTTCTTCCACTGTCACCAAACAGGGCTCTGAAACAAACTGAATGTaacaataaacatacatttatttatctgcaCAACCTACAATTTAAACTACAACATTGAGACAAAAAAGAGGTAAGTGTCTCTACTTACTCAAACACGTAAAGTATCCTCTCCATTCACCTTGTGCACAGGTCAAGTATGTCAAGTGAATTTATTTGACTTTATCTACATAACTATATTCTTTTTTTGGTTTTTCTACGGTGTCTGCATTTTCCTGGAGTGGTGGTGTCCCACATTCAGTTCTCACTGAAGGCAAAGACATTTTCCTTGTTTCAATAATGAGTCTCAATATtagcaagatttatttttatggtGTTTTATACTGTAACTCTTCTGCTCCTATAGACAACACACCACACATTGATTTTCAACCAGTCTCGACTGTGAACTCAGGAAATCTTGCGAGACTTTAGAATAAGCAATGTGGATgatatgcaggaagaaattgcATTGATAGTGTTTGAAATGAATTTCATAGAGAATtcaatggaaaaaagaaaaatccccgCCATCTCCACAACTTCACCCAAACCCTTTTTTTCCCCCGTGAATTTTCTGTGAAAATCATTCCAAAAATCAATCTAGTATTTTgttatcctcatgtttgtggtccatcacattttgaaaatcttataagatgtaaaaagtattttggtgtgtacccagcataagaTGGCTTTTCTAAAAAGTGTTTAAGAAGGTAAGTTGAAGAAATAATTGGTGAAACAGTTGATATCTTGTCTAAGCACCTAATACCATTACAGTATGAGAAAGCAcctctaatataaaaaaaagcccttacttttaacattttggaaatggGCTGCTCCATTCTCCAGTTGACTGGAATGTGATTTCTTGCTGTCCTTTTAAAATCAGTCCTTGTCCATTgcatgaaaatgttaaattacgTCCAGGTTTGACTGAACCCTCAAGATCAGGAAATCGCTTGACTTTTATGTTGTTCTCTGTGTTCAGAGAGAAGAAATACTGGTCTTCGCAGGGTCTTCCATATCTGTCCATTCGTGTTATTTATCCAAATTTACTAAGACTAAGAATATCTGTTTGATGAAAAAAACtgtgtattcatttatatatatatatatataaaaaaatgtatacagctTTATATCTGTTCTGGTCTGgaatgtaacaatttttttttattacataatcatacactgtaaaatatgatCTGATAAAAAAGTTATGATAActtatatatgtaattaaatcagacataaaaaagtgttttgaaatttcaaCTCAATTGTTTGAGTTTTCAATCTTCCAATTTAGGTTCATAAGTTACGTCAATGAATCACAAATTCCAGGTGCTTGAATGAACTTGCCATTTTAAATTGAGTGGGTTACGAGTCTTTGGCATGTTGCAGATTGAGGGGAGGACAGCTCTTTGCGAATGTGTGGGGAACTACAGATGAAGCCAGGCTTTGAGACGAACAAGTTTACGCGCCAACAAGCAATCAAACTTCAGTCAGCCTGGTGCTTCATTTTTTCATCAGACAAGAAGAGTCGGGTTGGTGTGAACACgtttctttggcaattaatgtttgggacttaccctccttgtgaagggtttcaataattgtcttctggacaactgcagtcttccccatgattgtgcacAACCCTTCTATTTATGTTAGCCTCATTATGTGACCCACACCCAACTGAAGTTTGGTACCAAAAAAAGTATTGATTGGAAGTTTGAGATGATTGCATGACTGAAGTGTTTATGTATAGCTTGTATTGGCTTAACattggttttaataaaaaaaagttttgtactcaaatgtgtctgtttttataattaaagggggggtgaaatgctcgttttcactcaatctcctgttaatcttgggtacctatagagtagtactgcatccttcataactccaaaaagtctttagttttattatattcataagagaaagatagtctgtaccgatttttcccggaaaaacacgagcgtctggaggcgtgacgtgtgggcggagctaaagaatcacgagcaccagtaggcttttgcgttgatagcgtttggaagcttgaggacaaaaccaaccaaaacaaaccatggctaacagtcagattcagcgtatatttatgatccagaatcatatcccgaggctgaaatttaacaagagcagcagcaacaacagcatctctatgtggtatgtactgaaactttatatatttgcttagcggttttggaaaatgactaagttccactttgtcgtcttttttttttttttaagctgtacatgtggaaagtgcagtttgatgacaacatcgcatgttgttaacttgatgtgcttacgcgccgatagctaagttaacaacacagagatattttaagcagttttactcacggcctgcggttccaacacacgatcgtgaacctttttcgttgggactgcattatccttaagaaataaacgatgtgcaaatccggcgtcaaactgggccttgtttgtaaaacaagcatcttcgaaatgcaggggaacaaacacaaacacttgcacaactctgttgatgctctgtaaaaataaactccatccactggtcccttaatgctgttttttttttttggtaatctgtgcagggttgtcttgccctggcaaccaaaaacacactccttttgtgacatttcgcgacgctctcgctgtgatgagtgattgtctgtgcacagcctctctctgctctgctatacgggagcgcgcgctcttccggcagacgtgtcCTTAGGAcccttataaggaaattccgctccatctaacgtcacacagagccatactcaaaaaaaaatttccgaaacttgtgacaaaccggaaggagtatttttggaacagaaatactccttcaaacgtacaacttaatttttgaaactttgtccatgtttagcatgggaatccaactctttaacagtgtaaaaaactcagtatgcatgaaacagcatttcaccccccctttaagttaaaCAAGACATTCGTTTAGATCATCTTAACTTGATACCCTAATTCAAAGACATTACTTAATTGAAATTACTAAGTTGAACCCACTAATGGGGATAAGTTAACAGAAAGCTTATTActgagttcactttattttgaactTGCATAGCAGAGTTGAAACAACAATAATTGTATAGCCATGTTGACTCGCAGAAGGCAATTCACAGCTTAACAAGACTCAAAATAATGAGTTAAAACAATGCATTaatctattttgtttttaattgaaattttgaGGCAGCTGCTTAACTTATGATTttagatatagatataataaCCAAGTAgatgttttttacagtgtacaaagATCAGCGAGTGTCTTCACACCTCCACATTTTGGAAATGACTGATCCCATCTTCTATTTGACAAGCATTCAATTGTTCGCTTGCCAAACTCTTCTTTTGAGagtataacacaatgaacacgttgcatccacttttacaacggattatatttctcatagttataaatgtattataagtccCATATCTTGTCATTTTTCTGATACTACTTTACTCAAAGcagtcaaagaccacttataagtagtagtagtaatgataataataataataataataataataattgttctcTCTCACAGTCATAAATTCAGATATCAGATTAATGTGTGATataacacatttgctttgaactatttttattataatatcagttttattatttttatggtaccctttagacagctgttgataattaactctgcaactacatatcaactagcgGTCAGTtgagtattagtatgtctgctaaatatatgctaacactttattttgatgctcAACAGATACAGATAAACTGACTACAAGTGTATTTGCAAGTACGTCAGCTTATTCTACCACACTAGATTCaaccattcttgagcatactaatactctaatgagttAATTGGGATGTatttgcaaagttgcttatagttgattaaggggaccatcaaaataaaatttaaccTTATAAAACATagcatttttttatcttaattttttcaattggagtattaagctcacatctATTAATAGATATTAGCTCCACAGGAAAGACTCAagtaacactcaacatctaaccactcacaagctgtagtaagatactgtgcagatcttaaacaatgtcaagatatgatacagtccattaaaCTGTacatgaagtagatttaatatgatgttcattgtgtgttataaaaaaTCTTAATCTTAAACTTAAAAGCACAAATACATTAGTATGacataattgttgttatgattattcatgagttgatataacattataattttttttattataatgcgttatgcattcattataatgccttaagaatactcttataatgttttataattatggGCTTCATAGGAAGTGTTACCAAAAactcttaaaaagtcttaaatttgagccTGCAGATACCCTGAACTGAGCTAATGAGTGTTCAGTCTGACatttactggttataatggtCATTTCATGTCATGTTCAActtaaaagtcttttttttttccaccaggATGCACATTTTTTCAAGGCATcttcataaattaaaaatgaatcctTAAAGTGAATTACATAAAGTGAATACATGCACAGTATATAGGAAAAATGTAGGGTTAAAGGGTTAATATAATTTTCATACATGCACATCTAAAGAATTATAAACGTAGTATGTctttagttgtttgtttgtttgcttgcttgcttttacTTGCAAGaagtccaaaacagacaaactgaATAGggatgttttaatttattttgatcagCTCAAGTTCTTTTTGCCTAGTAGTACAGCTGATGCTTCATCTATGTTTTATTTCCACTGTCACACACATTCAGGCAAAGTCATCTCTCCATCATTACACTTTCGTCTGAAGCCAACACTCCCAACTACTGATCTTTTGCCCCACTGACACTTAAAGGTGAGGTAATCATCATGTGGTGCAAACAACTTTGGTTCACCACCGAAGGCGAACTCTATTCCTCTTTCATTCATTATCTCCACTGTCACTGTACAGGGCTCTGAAATAAACCCAACATGTCACGATCAGTGTCACAGTAAACATTCATTAACTAATCATCACAACATACAACTTAAACTACAAGAATACATCATGATATCTGTGTATGATATGTATGGTGGTGTGTTCATACTTACTTAAACACTTAACATTCCCGCTCCATTCGCCTTGCTGACAGGTCAAGTATCTGGAGAAAGGGTAACGCATATCCAGTCTGTATTTACTAAAGCAGATGTATTCAACTCTATCTCCTGTATTGTATTCCTTTTTTGTAATATCTGTTGTATCTCCATCGTTCACTGTTGGTGGTGGACCACACTTCCCTGTGCCTGTTATCACCAAAAAAATTTGGCATTAGTAAatcttatataatataaaaaatatatatattattattattatttatttttgtttttattattattacacacttATTTCCTTTTCTATACCAGTATTTAAGACCTTTGATGGCAGAAAACAGTGGAACaatatgttttttagtttttttaaatctgaatagCATTAGACctgtttgttacattttgatttatttaataatacagaGGACATAACATCACCCTTTAAGAACAAGTAAATATCtgggataaataataataataatgataatgataataataataataataataataataataataataataataataataataatctattactAATTCAATGACATCTTGTGTCTTATGGGAGAGAGTTTAGAACAGTGGCACTAaaatatttgaccaaaaaaatTATAGCACAGGTAATCAatatcatctttttttctcaaattatattgtaatttatattttatagatgttttttcttttttttctttttctgcattCTCATGGTTCATGTTTGGTGGTGgcccacattttatttttagactgTTATCACCAAGCagaaacaattaataataaacggagcaattccaatagggttctcacactgcagtgctcggtccctaaatataaaaagcaaatatattattacagtattgcTTCATACCTCTACATGTCGGATATGGCTGATCCCATTTTCCATCTGACTGGCATTCAATTACTCGATGTCCATGCATCTTCAGGTTCTCATCAGTGCATCGAAAAACTAAAATATGTCCAGGTTTGTAAGGTGAAACGATACTTGGATGTCCAAATAAAATGTCAATGTTGATGAGCTGTTCCCCCTCGCAGGTAACTTCTGTAGATCAAGAAATTAAATGCAATCATTACTAAAATATAGCTGTTATAGATTTACTGAAATAAAGAAGAGCAGAGCAGTTTAATGACAGCTAACTTTACTTCAAATAAAAGACCCACATTTGGGTTTTATGGTCAATGAAATTTCAtggaaaatgaacaaaatactatatataaattcAGAGCAGCATTATAAATAAACGTGATTAATAAACGCCTTGATGACACGCCAAGTATTTGGAGAAAGGAAGATGTGAATCCAATGTGTATAATTTAAAACACTTGTATTCAAGACTCTCTCCTGTCTTTTATTCCCTTTTTGTAATCTTTACTGCATCTGGATTGTTCACATGTGGTGGGGATTTACATTTCATTGAGACTGTCATCaccaaaaaataatataaataaaaaatgtaaaaagtgacattagtaaatttatatatatatatatatatatatatgggagggAGTTTATAGAACAGTGGCACTAAAATATTGGACCAAAAACTGTATAGCACAGGTAATCAATATcatctgtatattattttttttacaaagttttaTTGTTTTCTGTATTGTATTGACCCCACCCCCGCCATATCTACCACATTCTCATGGTTCATGTTTGGTGGTGGcccacattttaattttagcatgTTATCAACAAGcaaaaacaattcttaaatatttaaagcaaatatattattacagtattgcTTCACCTCTACATGTCGGATATGGCTGATCCCATTTTCCATCTGACTGGCATTCAATTACTCGATGTCCATGCATCTTCAGGTTCTCATCAGTGCATCGAAAAACTAAAATATGTCCAGGTTTGTAAGGTGAAACGATACTTGGATGTCCAAATAAAATGTCAATGTTGATGAGCTGTTCCCCCTCGCAGGTAACTTCTGTAGATCAAGAAATTAAATGCAATCATTACTAAAATATAGCTGTTATAGATTTACTGAAATAAAGAAGAGCAGAGCAGTTTAATGACAGCTAACTTTACTTCAAATATAGACCCACATTTGGGTTTTATGGTTAATTAACTTTCATGGAAAATGAACAACAACAAACTATATATAAATTCAGACCAACTTAATAAATATAGGTGATATACAAAcatgatattattatatattgtgcaACATATTGGATGTTTATACTTTGGCTACATTGTGTATGATTGTGTTACCTTGAGCATTGGTTGAGACATCGATGAGCGTTAATAGAAGAAAGAGAAACATCTCCCAATATTTCATTTTAAGCTGTAAAACATATCAAATGGCTTAGTTCAGTTTAATAATAGCTAATAAACTGTATAAACAGCATTGAATGAATAATCGAAcaaatatttaatctttaaagCCTGATTCACTTTCCTTATCTAACACAAATCAATACAAAGATGTCTTTAATGTTAAACATGAATGAGTACTGATGAAAAACCTTTTACCTGTTTTCCAAAAGAATTATTCACAACCCTTAAGAGCAAAGGTGATATGAATCCGTGAAGTCTGTGAAATGTAGATAAAAAGCAACTGCCCCCTTCCCTCCTGCCGCCCAAAATGTGATGCAATCTAGGAAAACCCACCACATGGTGAAATATTACCTATTATATTTTAAGTTGGCTGATCATCATAATATTCAGGAACAGAATTTAGAgaaaaactgctttaaagaaaggcaatgaaaataaaagcagaacagTCAAGTATCAGAAGTAAAAGTCACTTTACTGTGGTAAAAgacttattttagttattttagtgcgtTGAACTCGTAGCTCACTGAAGACACTTGGACGGAGCAGAATGATGTTGTCCCTTGCCTctgaagcaaaaagctggtatgcactgcacctgctgccttcttatactcacgctgtggtCAGCTggagctggatgcaataattgcatcccaatgtgcattggcttgtttagtttacactcgaagtagattggtctatcgaagcgatatcccatttcATCTGTCACCCACGTGATgttgagagtgactgactgaaaggaaaCTGTGTCTGTTTTATCTATTAAATGCTGAAGAACACACACAACTAATCAACAAACTCTCCAAAGCTACATAAGGTCAGATAAATGTTTTGGaaactgaatataatataatataatatttactgtAAAGTCTATAAAATCTTAATAGAAAAGACattcaaataaacaacaacaacaacaaatcactTTCcttgacattttgaaaaaaaaaaagaaaaaaaaaaatagaggtgAGGAGTTTTACATGAACTCTCATTTTGAGCTCAGTTTTTTGGTCTGCCTCTGAAACTCTTACTTGCTTGGAGATCAACAGGTTAATAATTTACCTATGTCAAAAAGATTAATTTCTTACACCAGACCTCTCTGTGCACAAACAAcatttcctgtaaaaaaaaaaaaaaaaaaaaaatcataaaaataataataaataaattgtaactgATGCAGCAACTCATGTTTGTCATTTGGACACCCAGAGAAGATTCACAATGCTTTCAAGCCTTCAAACACTTGTTTGGTGTTGCATCATAGCTGTGTGGGCGGAGTCGGCGTGGGGAAAAACAATCTTTTCCCCCTCATTGGAAAAGCATGGACTCAGAATGGCTTACATAAAATCATTTCTCATCATTTCTTCGACAGAGCAACATACGATTAAAAACTGAGCAATATTGGGTCGGACTGTCCGTATGGTATCTGTGACTGGACAAACGACCCAACGGAATGGACAAAAGTGTCTTTTACCGAAATGTTCTGTTACCTAATGGAGCAAGAGACCGGGTACTACAAGCAACGATAACGAGAACGATATGGCTTGTGAAAAGTAAACATTTGACGTTttgttttgcttaattttaataaagtgaTAAAGACTTGAGTAGAAGCCTGTCGTAcattattattgatatataaaaaatatttgtaacattgaCAAAACAGgtccactgaagtgccttgaaatgcACAGCGTTATCCTGTGTGGCGTG
This DNA window, taken from Carassius auratus strain Wakin chromosome 22, ASM336829v1, whole genome shotgun sequence, encodes the following:
- the LOC113039896 gene encoding complement receptor type 2-like, which produces MGYRFDRPIYFECKLNKPMHIGMQLLHPAPADHSVSIRRQQVQCIPAFCFRGKGQHHSAPSKCLQLHHILGGRREGGSCFLSTFHRLHGFISPLLLRVVNNSFGKQLKMKYWEMFLFLLLTLIDVSTNAQEVTCEGEQLINIDILFGHPSIVSPYKPGHILVFRCTDENLKMHGHRVIECQSDGKWDQPYPTCREVTCEGEQLINIDILFGHPSIVSPYKPGHILVFRCTDENLKMHGHRVIECQSDGKWDQPYPTCRGTGKCGPPPTVNDGDTTDITKKEYNTGDRVEYICFSKYRLDMRYPFSRYLTCQQGEWSGNVKCLKPCTVTVEIMNERGIEFAFGGEPKLFAPHDDYLTFKCQWGKRSVVGSVGFRRKCNDGEMTLPECV